The Parvibaculaceae bacterium PLY_AMNH_Bact1 genome window below encodes:
- the yidD gene encoding membrane protein insertion efficiency factor YidD (Derived by automated computational analysis using gene prediction method: Protein Homology.), which produces MRRSPLAIVMLGLVQFYRLVLSPLLGPRCRHMPSCSEYALDAVRQHGGWRGGWLALSRIARCHPWGSHGFDPVPVELADQPFYAPWRYGHWSRELRQMPSEKNELPPAKE; this is translated from the coding sequence ATGCGGCGCAGTCCGCTTGCCATAGTGATGTTGGGACTTGTCCAGTTTTACCGGCTGGTTCTGTCTCCACTTCTTGGGCCCCGATGTCGGCACATGCCGAGCTGTTCGGAATATGCCCTGGATGCAGTCCGCCAACATGGCGGCTGGCGCGGTGGCTGGTTGGCACTTTCGCGCATTGCGCGATGCCACCCCTGGGGGTCTCACGGATTTGATCCGGTTCCGGTCGAACTTGCTGACCAACCGTTTTATGCGCCTTGGCGCTATGGACATTGGTCACGGGAGCTTCGTCAAATGCCGTCTGAAAAGAATGAACTGCCGCCTGCGAAAGAGTAA
- a CDS encoding hypothetical protein (Derived by automated computational analysis using gene prediction method: GeneMarkS-2+.) codes for MSVAEPVQAGAWPQPKGDTEIIVSITQALAHRTFDPAGNAVSQGRFKKVETQVYAEHGLTDRITLLGEVARSRDKREAFNRQFTDTEFRRVGVGARAYLFTWDETLYSVDALTVLNTSPGGDYPADTQSGDLDYELAVSTGAPIMLMGLPGFNTQRFAYRYRPGIRPSITSADITLGLNWGPDWMTLLKSNTEYSVGRPPSPRGHYWSTKAEFGVVHRLEPGFAIEAGAFRTFWGTNVLKETGLKLALWYDF; via the coding sequence ATGTCAGTTGCCGAACCAGTACAAGCAGGTGCCTGGCCTCAACCCAAAGGGGATACGGAAATTATCGTCTCTATTACCCAGGCCCTCGCCCATAGAACATTTGACCCAGCCGGAAACGCGGTCTCCCAAGGTCGATTTAAAAAGGTCGAAACACAGGTTTATGCGGAACATGGACTGACCGACCGGATAACCCTTTTAGGCGAAGTTGCCCGCTCAAGAGACAAGAGGGAGGCCTTCAACCGCCAATTCACAGACACGGAGTTTCGCCGTGTCGGAGTGGGTGCGCGTGCCTATCTTTTTACCTGGGATGAAACCCTCTATTCTGTAGACGCACTTACGGTGCTCAACACATCTCCTGGCGGAGATTACCCTGCCGACACACAATCCGGTGACCTGGACTATGAGCTTGCGGTTTCCACCGGAGCCCCCATCATGTTGATGGGCTTGCCGGGTTTCAACACCCAACGGTTTGCATACCGGTACCGGCCAGGCATTCGTCCATCCATTACCAGCGCTGACATTACTCTCGGTCTCAACTGGGGACCGGATTGGATGACCTTGTTGAAATCAAACACCGAATACTCAGTCGGCAGACCCCCCTCCCCTCGTGGCCATTATTGGTCAACCAAGGCAGAGTTCGGTGTCGTCCATCGACTTGAACCAGGTTTTGCCATTGAAGCCGGAGCCTTCAGAACATTTTGGGGAACAAATGTCCTGAAGGAAACCGGGCTCAAACTTGCACTCTGGTACGATTTTTAG
- the hisI gene encoding phosphoribosyl-AMP cyclohydrolase (Derived by automated computational analysis using gene prediction method: Protein Homology. GO_function: GO:0004635 - phosphoribosyl-AMP cyclohydrolase activity [Evidence IEA]; GO_process: GO:0000105 - histidine biosynthetic process [Evidence IEA]) — protein sequence MSKDELENGTLFAPKFDANGLIPAVTTDAKSGELLMHAWMNEEALARTIESGEAWYWSRSRGELWHKGATSGQIQTVVEIRTDCDQDTVWLKVEPQGDGGCCHVGYRSCFYRVSPAGQSDGPATLITDQEKL from the coding sequence TTGTCTAAAGACGAACTCGAGAACGGCACTCTGTTTGCGCCCAAATTTGACGCGAATGGGCTGATCCCGGCCGTCACCACCGATGCTAAATCCGGTGAACTGCTTATGCATGCCTGGATGAATGAAGAGGCGCTCGCCCGCACAATTGAAAGCGGCGAAGCCTGGTATTGGAGCCGCAGCCGGGGCGAGCTGTGGCACAAGGGCGCCACCAGCGGACAAATCCAAACTGTTGTTGAGATACGGACCGACTGCGATCAGGACACGGTTTGGCTCAAAGTCGAGCCTCAGGGCGACGGTGGCTGCTGTCACGTGGGCTACCGGTCATGCTTCTATCGCGTGAGTCCAGCAGGCCAATCAGATGGCCCTGCAACACTAATTACCGATCAGGAAAAACTCTGA
- a CDS encoding iron-sulfur cluster assembly scaffold protein (Derived by automated computational analysis using gene prediction method: Protein Homology.): MLDDIYNKRILKLAADIPRIGHLDAPDGSATAVSKLCGSKVSVEVKMDGDVVTDFAHDVKACALGQASSSIMAAHVIGSTAEELHALRDQMTAMLKEGGEPPTGKWVDAEVLTPVRDYKARHTSTLLTFNATCDAVDEAMAAE, encoded by the coding sequence ATGTTAGACGACATCTACAACAAGCGCATTTTGAAGCTCGCTGCGGACATTCCGCGGATCGGGCATTTGGATGCGCCGGATGGCTCGGCGACCGCTGTCTCCAAACTCTGTGGCTCCAAAGTCTCTGTTGAAGTGAAGATGGATGGCGATGTGGTCACTGACTTCGCCCATGACGTGAAAGCTTGCGCCTTGGGTCAGGCGTCTTCTTCCATCATGGCTGCCCATGTGATCGGTTCTACTGCTGAGGAACTCCATGCGCTTCGCGATCAGATGACGGCAATGTTGAAGGAAGGCGGCGAGCCCCCCACCGGCAAGTGGGTGGATGCAGAAGTGCTGACGCCAGTGCGCGACTATAAGGCCCGCCACACGTCCACACTGCTTACCTTCAATGCTACCTGCGATGCTGTGGATGAGGCGATGGCTGCTGAATAG
- a CDS encoding HNH endonuclease (Derived by automated computational analysis using gene prediction method: GeneMarkS-2+.): MRIDSLKRKLGKPDKVQSRNSTINSQFSRAIASYDRFDEEVVKEAILALGQDPSRDLVCVYCRNPASGWDHLYGITRNKEYTGFGHQMRNLVPCCASCNSSKGNKDWRDFVATKCTANSESLVELLSEYSRDVEEGAISAAAIKDICPDLMGEYYQTQSKILELMAEADRIADQIRDQVDLSAGQKQC, translated from the coding sequence ATGAGAATTGACTCATTAAAGAGGAAACTTGGTAAGCCGGACAAAGTTCAGAGCAGAAACAGTACCATTAATAGTCAATTCAGCCGGGCTATCGCATCCTACGATAGGTTTGACGAGGAAGTAGTTAAGGAAGCAATTCTTGCTCTTGGGCAAGACCCCAGCAGAGATCTGGTGTGTGTTTACTGTCGGAATCCAGCAAGTGGCTGGGACCACCTGTATGGCATAACCCGAAACAAAGAATACACGGGCTTTGGTCATCAGATGCGGAACCTCGTTCCCTGTTGCGCTAGCTGCAACAGCAGCAAGGGAAACAAGGACTGGCGCGATTTTGTTGCCACGAAATGTACTGCAAATTCCGAGAGCTTAGTTGAACTTCTCTCTGAGTACTCCAGAGATGTTGAAGAGGGGGCAATTTCCGCTGCAGCAATCAAGGACATATGCCCTGATTTGATGGGTGAGTATTACCAAACGCAATCCAAAATTTTGGAGCTTATGGCCGAGGCAGACCGAATAGCGGACCAGATTCGCGACCAGGTCGACCTGAGTGCTGGTCAAAAACAATGTTAG
- a CDS encoding GNAT family N-acetyltransferase (Derived by automated computational analysis using gene prediction method: Protein Homology.): MQLETDRLLIRPWMENDLAAFAAINADADVRRYYYPAILTRSQSDKVVAECMRHMDEHGFAFFATTRKEDGALIGGTGLSWTTDVPGGPAIEIGWILGRPYWRQGYARETGQAWFAHARKLGIKEVIGFTSEINLPSRAQMETLGMTRDPGDDFADPTVPIDHPLSPHVLYRIAAPFS; this comes from the coding sequence ATGCAGCTCGAAACAGATCGTCTGCTGATCCGTCCCTGGATGGAGAATGATCTCGCGGCCTTTGCCGCCATCAATGCAGACGCAGACGTACGCCGCTACTACTACCCCGCCATTCTGACCCGGTCGCAATCAGACAAGGTGGTGGCTGAATGCATGCGTCACATGGACGAACATGGCTTCGCCTTTTTCGCGACAACCCGAAAAGAAGATGGCGCATTGATCGGCGGCACCGGCCTCTCCTGGACAACCGATGTGCCAGGCGGTCCAGCGATCGAAATTGGCTGGATACTGGGCCGGCCCTATTGGCGACAAGGCTACGCCCGTGAGACAGGCCAAGCCTGGTTTGCCCATGCACGCAAGCTCGGGATCAAAGAAGTCATAGGGTTCACCTCTGAGATCAATCTTCCATCACGTGCGCAGATGGAGACACTTGGCATGACCCGCGACCCAGGCGACGATTTCGCTGATCCCACTGTCCCCATCGATCATCCCCTCAGTCCTCATGTCCTTTATCGCATAGCGGCTCCATTTAGCTGA
- a CDS encoding metalloregulator ArsR/SmtB family transcription factor (Derived by automated computational analysis using gene prediction method: Protein Homology. GO_function: GO:0003700 - DNA-binding transcription factor activity [Evidence IEA]; GO_process: GO:0006355 - regulation of DNA-templated transcription [Evidence IEA]): MLRPMADIDLEKVAAAADLAKVLGQVHRIKLLEHIAQGESSVEQLAHLSGLSVANASQHLQHLKRAGFVLSRRDGKRVIYRLGIGPVLDVLAALQSCVDHNRAEIASLISDHAGQPEKLEAISREELLDRLAEGSVTVLDVRPEAEFDQGHLPNAINIPFEALKDRLAEIPTEHEIVAYCRGPNCLFSLDALKLLREKGLDARHLENGFPAWKVAKLPVERGLRS, translated from the coding sequence ATGCTCAGGCCAATGGCTGATATTGATTTAGAGAAAGTGGCTGCTGCTGCTGACCTTGCAAAGGTGCTGGGGCAGGTGCATCGGATCAAACTCCTGGAACATATCGCTCAGGGAGAAAGCTCAGTTGAGCAGCTCGCGCACCTGTCAGGTCTCTCTGTGGCGAATGCATCCCAGCACCTCCAGCATTTAAAACGAGCCGGTTTCGTCCTATCTCGCAGAGACGGGAAGCGGGTGATCTATCGGTTAGGCATTGGTCCGGTGCTGGATGTTTTGGCAGCCTTACAATCTTGCGTCGATCATAACCGAGCTGAGATCGCGTCCCTCATCTCAGACCATGCTGGCCAGCCAGAAAAGTTGGAAGCTATTTCTCGGGAAGAATTGTTGGACCGACTTGCAGAAGGGTCCGTGACGGTACTCGATGTCCGTCCCGAGGCTGAGTTCGATCAAGGGCATCTGCCCAATGCGATCAATATTCCGTTTGAAGCGCTGAAAGACAGGTTGGCCGAAATCCCTACAGAACATGAAATCGTTGCTTATTGCCGGGGGCCGAATTGCCTGTTCTCGCTAGATGCCCTGAAGCTTCTTCGAGAGAAGGGATTGGACGCGCGCCATCTGGAAAATGGATTTCCAGCCTGGAAAGTAGCAAAGCTCCCCGTGGAGAGGGGGCTTCGTTCCTAG
- the cysS gene encoding cysteine--tRNA ligase (Derived by automated computational analysis using gene prediction method: Protein Homology. GO_component: GO:0005737 - cytoplasm [Evidence IEA]; GO_function: GO:0004817 - cysteine-tRNA ligase activity [Evidence IEA]; GO_process: GO:0006423 - cysteinyl-tRNA aminoacylation [Evidence IEA]), with amino-acid sequence MTETSSKTLTLYNTLTRHKDVFKPINPDRVTMYVCGPTVYNHAHIGNARPAVIFDMLARVLRRLYPNVVYARNITDIEDKIIEMAAQEGVEISVITERYADIYRADMGALGVILPDIEPKATETIPEMIAMMERLIEAGHAYEAEGHVLFNVPSFPDYGRLSRRPMDEMVAGARVEVAPYKKDPADFVLWKPSSDEQPGWDSPWGRGRPGWHIECSAMIEKHLGETIDIHGGGIDLQFPHHENELAQSCCSHEGAPFANYWLHNGFLNMNSEKMSKSLGNVLLVHDLVEQAPGEAIRLALLNGHYRQPLDWNDDVLPQAKAQLDRLYGALRQLDDVEAAEGDHVPDTFLDALLDDLNTPKALAELFQLAKLANQATDREEKAQVKAALLQSGFLIGLLQQDANQWFEGGSGSSDLDADAIETQIEARNAARAAKDFAEADRIRDALADAGVLIEDGPEGTKWKLAG; translated from the coding sequence ATGACCGAGACATCCTCCAAAACTCTTACTCTCTACAATACGCTCACCCGTCACAAAGACGTGTTTAAGCCGATCAATCCGGATCGGGTGACGATGTATGTCTGCGGGCCGACGGTCTATAACCACGCCCATATCGGGAATGCCCGTCCTGCCGTGATTTTCGACATGTTGGCGCGGGTGCTGCGGCGTCTTTATCCCAATGTCGTCTATGCCCGGAACATCACCGATATTGAGGACAAGATCATTGAAATGGCGGCGCAGGAAGGTGTCGAGATTTCTGTGATCACCGAGCGCTATGCGGATATTTACCGGGCAGACATGGGTGCTCTCGGCGTCATTCTGCCTGATATTGAGCCGAAGGCGACGGAGACCATCCCCGAGATGATCGCCATGATGGAACGCCTCATTGAAGCAGGGCATGCCTATGAGGCGGAGGGCCATGTGCTCTTCAACGTGCCGAGCTTCCCTGACTATGGACGGCTTTCGCGCCGTCCGATGGATGAAATGGTCGCGGGCGCGCGGGTAGAAGTTGCCCCTTACAAAAAAGACCCTGCTGACTTTGTGCTTTGGAAGCCCAGTTCAGACGAGCAACCGGGTTGGGACAGCCCCTGGGGACGGGGCCGCCCAGGCTGGCACATTGAATGCTCGGCCATGATTGAGAAGCATCTGGGTGAGACCATCGATATTCACGGTGGTGGCATTGATTTGCAGTTCCCGCACCATGAGAATGAGTTGGCGCAGAGCTGCTGCAGTCATGAGGGGGCGCCGTTCGCCAACTACTGGCTACATAATGGGTTCCTCAATATGAACTCGGAGAAAATGTCGAAGTCGCTCGGCAATGTGCTTCTGGTGCATGATCTGGTTGAACAGGCACCGGGCGAAGCCATTCGGCTTGCACTCTTGAATGGGCATTACCGTCAGCCTCTCGACTGGAATGATGATGTGCTGCCGCAGGCCAAGGCGCAGTTGGATCGTCTTTATGGGGCGTTGCGTCAGCTGGATGATGTTGAGGCCGCAGAGGGTGATCATGTGCCCGACACCTTCCTTGACGCTCTGTTGGATGACCTCAATACGCCAAAGGCGTTGGCGGAACTTTTCCAGCTAGCCAAGCTTGCCAATCAAGCGACAGATCGCGAGGAGAAAGCTCAGGTCAAAGCAGCTTTGCTGCAGTCAGGTTTCCTGATCGGGCTTTTACAGCAGGATGCCAATCAATGGTTTGAGGGGGGCAGTGGTTCCTCCGACCTTGATGCAGACGCGATTGAAACCCAAATAGAAGCGAGGAATGCCGCTCGGGCGGCGAAAGACTTTGCAGAGGCTGACCGGATCAGGGACGCGCTGGCAGACGCGGGCGTGCTGATTGAAGATGGGCCGGAAGGCACAAAGTGGAAATTGGCAGGATAG
- the thrS gene encoding threonine--tRNA ligase (Derived by automated computational analysis using gene prediction method: Protein Homology. GO_component: GO:0005737 - cytoplasm [Evidence IEA]; GO_function: GO:0004829 - threonine-tRNA ligase activity [Evidence IEA]; GO_process: GO:0006435 - threonyl-tRNA aminoacylation [Evidence IEA]) produces the protein MIKLTMPDGSIREEAQPLDGLALAKSISNSLAKKAIALKTDGEVVDLATVLDKDVAVEIVTANTPDGLELLRHDAAHVMAEAVQELFPGTQVTIGPVIENGFFYDFARSEPFHLEDLEKIEAMMKEIVDRNEPITREVWDRDEAIAYFKKIGEDYKAEIISSIPAGEDVSVYRQGDWLDLCRGPHLPSTGKLGKSFKLTKLAGAYWRGDSSNEMLQRIYGTCWSSDKELKAYLHMIEEAEKRDHRKIGREMDLYHFQEEAQGSVFWHPKGFVIYNQLEAYIRRKISKAGYEEVKTPQLMASKFWEQSGHWGKYRENMFVVPDEVPNTEDEGEIFSGKGDLMAIKPMNCPAHVQIFNQGIKSYRDLPMRMAEFGCCHRNEAHGALHGLMRVRQMTQDDAHVFCTEEQIQAETEHFVNLLYSVYEDMGFDDVVIRLATRPEKFGGTIERWDAAEKALGDALRATGYDFVIAEGDGAFYAPKLEFHLKDAIGRSWQVGTLQLDYVLPERLNATYVAEDGSRKTAVMLHRAILGTLERFIGIMIESCAGKLPLWLAPVQAVVATITSEADTYGLEVVEKLKAAGLRVESDTRNEKINYKVREHSVGKVPVIMVVGMKEAEEGKVSIRRLGSKDQTVVSVDEAIAALVAEATPPDLAESA, from the coding sequence ATGATTAAGTTGACGATGCCAGATGGCTCAATCCGTGAAGAAGCGCAGCCGCTTGATGGGCTGGCGCTCGCCAAGAGCATCTCTAATTCGCTCGCCAAAAAGGCGATTGCGCTGAAGACTGACGGAGAGGTCGTTGATCTTGCCACCGTGCTCGACAAGGATGTCGCGGTTGAAATTGTGACGGCCAATACGCCAGATGGGCTTGAATTGCTCCGGCATGACGCGGCTCACGTGATGGCAGAAGCTGTGCAGGAGCTTTTCCCAGGCACGCAGGTCACGATTGGCCCGGTAATCGAAAATGGTTTCTTCTATGACTTCGCGCGCTCAGAGCCTTTCCATCTGGAAGATCTGGAAAAGATCGAAGCGATGATGAAAGAGATCGTCGACCGGAACGAACCGATCACACGAGAAGTTTGGGATCGGGACGAGGCGATCGCTTATTTCAAGAAGATTGGCGAAGACTACAAAGCCGAAATCATCTCCAGCATTCCTGCTGGTGAAGATGTGAGTGTCTATCGCCAGGGTGATTGGCTTGATCTTTGTCGCGGCCCACACCTGCCCTCGACGGGTAAGCTTGGTAAGTCTTTCAAACTGACGAAACTTGCCGGTGCTTATTGGCGCGGCGACAGCAGCAACGAAATGCTGCAGCGCATTTACGGCACATGCTGGTCCAGTGACAAAGAGCTCAAAGCCTATCTTCATATGATTGAAGAGGCTGAGAAGCGCGATCACCGGAAGATCGGTCGCGAAATGGACCTCTACCATTTCCAGGAAGAAGCCCAAGGCTCTGTCTTCTGGCATCCAAAAGGTTTTGTCATTTATAATCAGCTGGAAGCCTATATCCGTCGCAAGATCAGTAAGGCGGGTTATGAAGAAGTGAAGACGCCGCAATTGATGGCATCGAAGTTCTGGGAACAGTCCGGCCACTGGGGCAAATATCGCGAAAACATGTTCGTGGTGCCTGACGAAGTGCCAAACACGGAAGACGAGGGCGAAATCTTCTCAGGCAAGGGCGACCTCATGGCGATCAAACCCATGAACTGCCCGGCCCATGTGCAGATATTCAATCAAGGTATCAAGTCCTATCGCGATCTGCCCATGCGGATGGCGGAATTTGGTTGCTGTCATCGGAACGAGGCCCATGGGGCGCTTCATGGTCTGATGCGTGTGCGTCAGATGACCCAGGACGATGCACACGTTTTCTGTACGGAAGAGCAGATCCAGGCGGAGACGGAGCATTTCGTCAATCTGCTGTACTCTGTTTATGAAGACATGGGTTTTGACGATGTGGTCATCCGGCTCGCAACGCGTCCAGAGAAATTCGGCGGCACGATTGAGCGTTGGGATGCTGCAGAAAAAGCGTTGGGCGATGCGCTGCGCGCGACAGGCTATGATTTCGTGATCGCGGAAGGCGATGGTGCTTTTTATGCACCGAAGCTTGAGTTCCATCTGAAAGATGCGATTGGCCGGTCGTGGCAAGTCGGGACGTTGCAGCTCGACTATGTCTTGCCTGAACGGTTGAATGCCACCTATGTGGCAGAAGACGGATCACGCAAAACAGCGGTCATGCTTCACCGAGCGATCCTAGGAACGTTGGAACGCTTTATTGGCATCATGATTGAGAGCTGTGCGGGCAAGCTGCCTCTGTGGCTCGCACCTGTTCAGGCGGTGGTTGCGACGATTACGTCGGAAGCCGATACGTATGGTCTGGAAGTGGTTGAAAAGCTTAAAGCTGCTGGGCTTCGTGTCGAGAGCGATACGCGGAACGAGAAGATCAACTACAAAGTCCGCGAGCATTCTGTCGGCAAGGTGCCTGTCATTATGGTGGTGGGCATGAAGGAAGCAGAAGAGGGCAAAGTCTCCATCCGCCGCCTTGGGTCGAAAGACCAGACGGTGGTCAGTGTTGACGAAGCTATCGCGGCGCTGGTCGCGGAGGCTACGCCGCCTGATTTGGCCGAGTCTGCATAG
- the folE gene encoding GTP cyclohydrolase I FolE (Derived by automated computational analysis using gene prediction method: Protein Homology. GO_function: GO:0003934 - GTP cyclohydrolase I activity [Evidence IEA]; GO_process: GO:0042559 - pteridine-containing compound biosynthetic process [Evidence IEA]; GO_process: GO:0046654 - tetrahydrofolate biosynthetic process [Evidence IEA]) gives MNSIVDDVLENIEKSDNPNRPSRTEAEAAVRTLISWAGDDPAREGLIETPKRVVKAYEEFFAGYDEDPDLVLGKTFEEVEGYDDMVMLRDIDLESHCEHHMVAILGKAHIAYVPTSKVVGISKLARVIEIYAKRLQTQETMTAQVADSINRVLAPKGVAILIEAKHQCMTTRGIKKPDVATITTQFTGVFKEDPNMERRFLSMIRGY, from the coding sequence ATGAATTCTATAGTCGACGACGTGCTTGAGAATATCGAAAAAAGCGACAACCCAAACCGCCCCAGCCGCACAGAAGCTGAAGCAGCGGTACGGACCCTCATTTCATGGGCGGGCGACGATCCGGCCCGCGAAGGTCTGATTGAGACTCCGAAGCGGGTGGTCAAAGCCTATGAGGAGTTTTTCGCCGGTTATGACGAGGACCCAGATCTCGTTCTCGGCAAGACATTCGAGGAAGTCGAAGGCTATGACGATATGGTCATGCTGCGCGACATCGATCTGGAAAGCCATTGTGAGCACCACATGGTTGCAATCCTCGGCAAGGCCCACATCGCCTACGTGCCAACATCCAAGGTAGTTGGGATCTCCAAACTGGCCCGCGTGATTGAAATTTACGCAAAACGACTCCAGACCCAGGAGACAATGACCGCACAGGTTGCAGACTCGATCAATCGGGTGCTTGCACCAAAAGGCGTTGCTATTCTGATCGAAGCAAAGCATCAATGCATGACAACCCGCGGCATCAAGAAGCCTGATGTTGCAACGATTACAACGCAGTTTACCGGCGTCTTCAAAGAAGACCCGAATATGGAACGGCGTTTCCTGTCGATGATCCGGGGCTACTAA
- a CDS encoding DUF2938 domain-containing protein (Derived by automated computational analysis using gene prediction method: Protein Homology.): MTGFEDFLLAAGTIGVGATLVMDLWALFLSKAFNIPSLNYAMVGRWIGHIPRGRIVHTNISDALPVSSEHALGWAAHYAIGVLFAGLLIFIWGINWTVTPTPIPALAIGLGTLAAPFFVLQPGMGAGIAASKTPAPNIARLRSLSAHMSFGAGLYLSALVYSRL; the protein is encoded by the coding sequence ATGACTGGCTTTGAAGATTTCCTTCTCGCTGCAGGCACAATCGGCGTTGGAGCGACCCTTGTGATGGATCTCTGGGCGCTCTTCCTTTCAAAGGCCTTCAACATCCCATCTCTCAACTACGCGATGGTCGGTCGCTGGATCGGACACATCCCACGCGGGCGCATAGTCCACACAAACATCTCGGATGCGCTCCCGGTCTCAAGCGAACATGCCCTGGGTTGGGCTGCTCACTATGCAATCGGCGTCCTCTTCGCCGGCTTGTTGATTTTCATATGGGGAATAAATTGGACGGTAACCCCCACCCCAATCCCAGCACTCGCTATCGGGTTAGGGACGCTCGCCGCACCGTTTTTCGTTCTGCAACCAGGCATGGGCGCAGGCATTGCTGCCTCCAAGACACCAGCACCAAACATCGCCCGCCTTCGAAGCCTATCAGCGCATATGAGTTTTGGGGCCGGGCTCTACCTGTCGGCTCTTGTCTACAGCCGTCTATAG